The following are from one region of the Paenibacillus sp. JZ16 genome:
- a CDS encoding glycoside hydrolase family 2 protein, translating into MKKITALNWEVGWSDHAGQFPDRWVPATVPGAVQLDWARAEGWGDHTYGENWRQYEWMEDKTWTYRAWLRPPASSPGERLYFISKGIDYSFHIRLDGTELLQQEGMFTPVELDLTEYLRGEDGLLEIVIDPVPKRPGAPPGRGRSQADHSCKPAVSYGWDWHPRLIPLGIWDDTYLVVRPEAHLASSEVRYELTEALDEAALELQVRLSQPAAGELQWRLIGPEGETVFEEAWVVNDESPVHAIQKRLLKPRLWWPHDHGEQPLYRSEVSFKPVDSSGSSTSSRHQRIGFRRARLVMHEGAWKEPSQFPKSRSNPPITMEINGRQIFCKGTNWVNPDIFPGRIRAEDYGILLDLAKAAHMNMLRVWGGGIVNKESFFERCDEIGLMVWQEFPLACNQYPDTPAYLRVLDQESRSIIERLRRHASVVLWCGGNELFNSWSKMTDQSLPLRLLNANCYMLDPHTPFLMTSPIEGMAHGNYVFRYESGEDVLQSMPKARNTAYTEFGIPSPASVEQLESFIPAKELFPPRPGTTWESHHGFGAWQGDTWLMPELIQHYFGPSETLEQLVDRGQLLQSEGYKCIYEEARRQKPVCSMALNWCYNEPWPTAANNSIIMYPARPKPAYYAVQASCRPVLASARIPKFVWRPGEWFEPELWLLSDSPDNIKPGRIGVYVTFGAGEKLLLQEWDFPSIPPGMNQIGPTARWLLPDMASGRMKLELVVTDRPEWDSEYILLFKNGESTEKASGHTLNLNL; encoded by the coding sequence ATGAAGAAGATCACGGCGTTGAACTGGGAGGTGGGCTGGAGTGATCATGCGGGGCAATTTCCGGATCGCTGGGTCCCTGCCACCGTACCCGGCGCAGTCCAATTGGATTGGGCCCGGGCTGAAGGATGGGGAGATCACACCTATGGTGAGAATTGGCGTCAATATGAATGGATGGAGGATAAAACCTGGACGTATCGGGCTTGGCTGCGCCCCCCGGCAAGTTCACCAGGCGAGCGGCTCTATTTCATATCGAAAGGAATCGATTACAGCTTTCATATTCGCCTGGACGGCACCGAGCTGCTGCAGCAAGAGGGGATGTTCACGCCGGTAGAACTGGATCTGACCGAGTACTTACGCGGGGAGGACGGTCTGCTTGAAATCGTGATCGATCCTGTCCCCAAGCGTCCTGGCGCACCTCCCGGCAGAGGTCGTTCACAGGCGGACCACTCCTGCAAGCCGGCGGTGAGCTACGGGTGGGATTGGCATCCACGCCTGATCCCGCTCGGAATCTGGGACGATACGTACCTTGTCGTCAGGCCGGAAGCGCATCTTGCGTCTTCTGAGGTGCGTTATGAATTAACAGAAGCGCTGGATGAAGCGGCATTGGAGCTGCAAGTGCGTCTTAGCCAACCTGCAGCGGGGGAGCTGCAATGGAGGCTGATCGGTCCCGAGGGAGAGACGGTATTTGAGGAAGCATGGGTTGTAAACGATGAAAGCCCGGTCCATGCGATACAGAAGAGGCTTTTGAAGCCTCGGCTATGGTGGCCGCATGATCATGGTGAACAGCCCCTGTACCGCTCGGAGGTGAGTTTCAAGCCGGTGGATAGTTCGGGCTCATCGACATCCAGCAGGCATCAGAGGATCGGCTTCCGACGCGCAAGGCTGGTGATGCACGAAGGGGCATGGAAGGAGCCCTCCCAATTTCCCAAGAGTCGAAGCAATCCGCCGATCACGATGGAGATCAACGGCCGGCAGATATTTTGCAAAGGCACGAACTGGGTAAACCCGGACATTTTCCCGGGGCGAATTCGCGCAGAGGATTACGGAATCCTGCTGGACTTGGCCAAGGCAGCCCATATGAACATGCTCCGGGTGTGGGGAGGAGGGATTGTCAACAAGGAATCCTTTTTCGAGCGATGCGACGAAATCGGGCTAATGGTCTGGCAGGAGTTCCCGCTGGCATGCAACCAATATCCGGACACCCCTGCTTATCTCCGGGTGCTGGATCAGGAATCGCGCTCGATCATCGAGCGTCTTCGGAGGCATGCGTCGGTGGTGCTGTGGTGCGGCGGCAATGAGCTGTTCAATTCTTGGTCCAAAATGACGGATCAATCGTTGCCGCTCAGGCTTTTAAATGCGAACTGTTACATGCTGGATCCCCATACCCCTTTTTTGATGACATCACCGATCGAGGGCATGGCTCACGGGAATTACGTGTTTCGTTATGAATCCGGCGAGGATGTCCTGCAGTCCATGCCTAAGGCGAGGAATACGGCTTACACCGAGTTCGGCATACCCTCACCTGCATCTGTTGAACAATTAGAGAGCTTTATCCCAGCCAAAGAGCTGTTCCCGCCTAGACCTGGCACGACATGGGAGTCTCATCACGGATTCGGCGCTTGGCAGGGGGATACTTGGCTGATGCCGGAGCTCATCCAGCATTACTTCGGGCCAAGCGAGACCTTGGAGCAATTGGTGGACCGCGGTCAGCTGCTGCAGTCGGAAGGGTACAAATGTATCTACGAGGAAGCCCGCCGTCAAAAGCCGGTATGCTCCATGGCCCTGAACTGGTGTTATAACGAGCCTTGGCCGACCGCAGCCAATAACAGCATCATCATGTATCCGGCCAGGCCGAAGCCGGCATATTACGCAGTGCAAGCTTCATGCAGGCCTGTCCTTGCAAGCGCTCGCATACCAAAGTTTGTGTGGAGGCCAGGGGAATGGTTTGAGCCAGAGCTATGGCTGCTGAGCGATAGTCCCGACAACATCAAGCCTGGACGAATAGGAGTGTATGTAACGTTCGGTGCGGGTGAGAAATTGTTATTGCAGGAGTGGGATTTTCCTTCTATCCCGCCTGGTATGAACCAGATCGGCCCGACTGCAAGATGGTTGCTGCCTGACATGGCCTCCGGCAGAATGAAACTCGAATTGGTCGTGACTGACAGGCCAGAGTGGGATTCCGAGTATATTTTGTTATTCAAGAACGGCGAGAGCACGGAAAAAGCATCTGGGCACACACTGAATCTGAATCTATGA
- a CDS encoding glycoside hydrolase family 3 protein translates to MKFTIKLSQAAAEVVDSLTNRELLDQVCCPTYTRVGPDRTETFGAMFFHPTEREELEQQIERFQSRCKIPPFIVSDLECGAGNMVLGATKFPSMMSISQTNSEELAYEVGAIAAKEAGELGYNWTFSPVADLAYDPDSPVVGIRSAGKDPEHTVKMVSAYMRGLQDHGMMATIKHFPGDGFGTYDQHLTTPVNPLSREEWRAGPGKVFKDLIDDGAMAIMPGHISLPAFDEIDEATGTYPPATISRKLLVDLLRGELGFDGLIVTDAVEMGGLVGYINYFDACALALENGCDILLFTRMDDIFYREMEQRLETGMLSIDTLKKRALRIVSLKFQLGLMDGTHRVVEASNPIRNLEAAKEVVAKSITVVRDRKQLIPYPITRQTRVLHVVIMNHADRYAELYDKMKDELGKHTDQLTQWVDPGPDNLYRAMCEQAYDLVICSIGSKLSYGLNVVRLHDEVARNMMAGWSKLGTPIIFVSHFHSYVHKEYETSIDTIVNTYGDIDCTIEYLIEGIFGKRGLNRSLYAHD, encoded by the coding sequence ATGAAATTTACAATTAAACTCTCACAAGCAGCAGCGGAAGTCGTGGATTCTTTAACAAACCGGGAGTTGCTGGACCAAGTATGCTGCCCGACGTATACGAGAGTGGGCCCGGACCGGACGGAAACCTTTGGAGCGATGTTTTTCCATCCTACGGAGCGGGAGGAGCTTGAGCAGCAAATCGAACGATTCCAATCCAGATGCAAGATCCCCCCGTTTATTGTCAGTGATCTTGAATGCGGTGCAGGTAATATGGTGCTTGGTGCAACGAAATTCCCGTCGATGATGTCGATCAGCCAAACCAATTCAGAAGAACTGGCTTATGAGGTTGGAGCCATTGCTGCCAAGGAAGCCGGTGAGCTCGGATATAACTGGACGTTCTCGCCGGTCGCGGATCTGGCATACGACCCGGACAGCCCTGTCGTCGGCATACGAAGCGCGGGTAAGGATCCGGAACATACGGTAAAAATGGTGTCGGCTTATATGCGGGGTCTTCAGGACCATGGCATGATGGCAACGATCAAGCATTTTCCAGGGGATGGATTTGGAACATATGATCAACATTTGACGACCCCAGTGAATCCATTATCGAGGGAAGAATGGAGAGCTGGACCTGGCAAAGTGTTCAAGGATCTCATTGACGATGGCGCGATGGCGATCATGCCAGGTCATATATCTTTGCCGGCTTTTGATGAGATCGATGAGGCGACGGGAACCTATCCGCCTGCCACGATATCCAGGAAGCTTCTGGTTGACCTGCTCCGCGGCGAGCTTGGGTTTGATGGGCTGATCGTTACCGATGCGGTGGAGATGGGGGGACTTGTAGGGTACATAAATTATTTTGACGCCTGTGCTCTGGCATTAGAGAATGGCTGCGACATCCTGCTCTTCACAAGAATGGATGACATATTCTACAGGGAGATGGAACAGCGTCTTGAGACCGGTATGCTGTCGATCGACACGTTGAAAAAGCGGGCTCTTCGAATTGTGTCACTCAAGTTTCAGTTGGGACTGATGGATGGAACGCACCGAGTCGTCGAAGCATCCAATCCGATTCGTAATCTTGAAGCAGCTAAGGAAGTCGTAGCTAAGAGTATCACTGTCGTAAGAGACCGAAAGCAGTTGATACCGTATCCGATCACCAGACAGACCCGAGTTCTTCATGTAGTGATCATGAACCATGCTGATCGATATGCGGAGCTCTACGACAAAATGAAAGATGAACTCGGAAAACATACAGACCAGCTGACTCAGTGGGTTGACCCGGGACCCGACAATCTATACCGTGCGATGTGCGAACAGGCCTATGATCTTGTTATATGTTCGATTGGAAGCAAGCTTAGTTACGGACTGAACGTCGTTCGTCTGCACGATGAGGTTGCCAGAAATATGATGGCCGGGTGGAGCAAGTTGGGTACGCCGATCATCTTTGTGTCTCATTTTCATTCCTATGTGCATAAAGAATACGAGACTTCCATCGATACGATCGTGAACACATACGGTGACATTGACTGCACAATTGAATATCTAATTGAGGGCATATTCGGGAAGAGGGGGCTGAATCGCAGCCTGTATGCACATGATTAA